From the Lysinibacillus fusiformis genome, the window AATATTTTTTCATCGTTATACCTCCTCTAGACCCTGATTTTATATTTTAGTAAATGATTCGCAATCCAAATGGCACTTCCTAAGACGATAATGCTTGCTACCACTACCATTAAGAAAATTTCAAGTGGATAAAAATAGTTTGTATAGAAATTAACGAAGAATATTGGAGCATAAAAGACAACGAGTGACAATAATCCATAAAAAATTGCACCAAAAATACCTTTTAAACCATAACTTCGCTCAATTAAAATGGCCGTAAATATTACTGCTACGAAAAGTAACCCAACTGTATATACCAGGATAAACTCTGTAAAGGTAGTCGGATACAGCCACCTCCACATATTTAGAGTAGAACTAGAATAAATTGAAAAATTTGATTGAAAATCTATTGGTATAATGCTATTAACAATTTGTTTTTCCATCAAAATCAGCAATATTTGCAAGGCAATCAATCCAAGAACCAGAAGCATAATGGTTGTTAATTTAGCAAAATAAATAACCATTCTTTCTGTTGGCAACATTAATAATCTGTAAATGAATGTATTTTTACCAAACCAATCTCGATACCCAATAAAGAAAACATAAATCATCAGCATGGCGATACATAAAAAGATTGGCAGCAGAAACCATTCCGAATCAGTGAATTGATCAAAAGAAAAAGTCCCATATTGCTCCTTATACTGGTTCATAGATAACTGTTTTTCAGCCATCATCTGTTTGGCATTTTTCATATAGGTTTGTGAGATGATCCATGCTCCAATAAGCTGACTAAGAATGGTCAAGCCAATTAAAATTAAATACAATTTAAAAAAGCGATTTACTTCAAAATTGACAAGTTTTAAATAGTTTTTCATGCTCGATATACCTCCCTCATCACATCAACAACTGATTTCCCTTCATTCTCACGTACTTCCTCCACGCTAAATTCCCTCAATACTGCCCCGTCATCGATAAGGACTGCTTTATCAATCAGATGTTCAATATCAGTAATTTCATGCGTTGTTATAATAACACCACGTTCTTCAATTAAATGGCTTGTAAATACTTCTGCAATCTGTTCACGAGAGAAAATATCAATACCAGAGAATGGTTCATCCATCAGTAAGTAATCGACATCCAGTGACAAACCTAGTAGCATATTCACTTTCGCTGTATTTCCTTTCGATAAGTTAGCAATTCGTTCAGTCGGATCAAGTTTAAAAAATTGCAGTAAATCTTCTGCCCTCTGAGGATTCCAGCTTTTATAAAAATCAGCCATGAACGCAAAAGCTTCACAGATTTTCATTTGTGGCAACATCGTTATCGTGTCTGGGATGAAGGTGATTTTTTCAAAACTTTTTTTTGTGATTTTTTCTCCATCAATTAAAATTTCACCGCTATTAATTGGTGTGAGCGCCATAATAGCTTTCATAACTGTCGTCTTTCCTACGCCATTTATCCCGATTAAACAAGTAATCTCCCCTTTTTCTGCAGTAAAAGAAAAGTCTTTTAAAACCTGTTTCCTGCCGTACTTCTTCTTCACATTTTTTACTTCAATCATTTCGATTCCTCCGCTTCTCCGCTTTCGGCATCATGTTTTTTCTTTACGAGTTCCAACACTTCTGCTAACGGCACATCGATGGATTTAATAGAGCCTAAAAATAAGTCAACCGCTTCGATAATCAATTCCTCACGGACATTTTTAAGTACCGCTTCATCTTTTGTAATGCAGCTAGGCATATTCCCCTCTGTAAAAATCAATCCTTGTTCCTCCATTTCCTTATAAGCTCGTTGTGCAGTATTAGGGTTAATCTTTAACTGATTGGCTAATTCCCTTCTGGATGGAATTTCCTGGCCAGGCTCATAAAATCCCTTGGCAATTTGTTCTTTCAAATGCCGAATCACTTGGACATACACCGGGTCCCGATTATTAAAATTTATAGTCAATTAACTCAACTCCTCAAAAATT encodes:
- a CDS encoding GntR family transcriptional regulator yields the protein MTINFNNRDPVYVQVIRHLKEQIAKGFYEPGQEIPSRRELANQLKINPNTAQRAYKEMEEQGLIFTEGNMPSCITKDEAVLKNVREELIIEAVDLFLGSIKSIDVPLAEVLELVKKKHDAESGEAEESK
- a CDS encoding ABC transporter ATP-binding protein; translated protein: MIEVKNVKKKYGRKQVLKDFSFTAEKGEITCLIGINGVGKTTVMKAIMALTPINSGEILIDGEKITKKSFEKITFIPDTITMLPQMKICEAFAFMADFYKSWNPQRAEDLLQFFKLDPTERIANLSKGNTAKVNMLLGLSLDVDYLLMDEPFSGIDIFSREQIAEVFTSHLIEERGVIITTHEITDIEHLIDKAVLIDDGAVLREFSVEEVRENEGKSVVDVMREVYRA